Proteins from one Loktanella sp. M215 genomic window:
- the fliP gene encoding flagellar type III secretion system pore protein FliP (The bacterial flagellar biogenesis protein FliP forms a type III secretion system (T3SS)-type pore required for flagellar assembly.) — protein MARLLATVALCAVAALLLATPAAAQQVTLDLGGDGALATRSIQLIALITVLSLAPGIAITVTCFPFIVTVLAILRQAIGLQQSPPNMLMVSLALFLTYFVMEPVFTAAYTDGIAPLMEGSVQIEEGFNLTIAPFRTFMIARVDPDTLSDLASLRPGLDPQVTAEDAPLSVIVPSFLLSEIARAFQVGFLIFLPFLIIDLIVAAVLMSMGMMMVPPAIVSLPFKLAFFVVADGWSLVAASLVRGYTGG, from the coding sequence ATGGCAAGATTGCTGGCGACTGTGGCGCTCTGCGCCGTCGCCGCGCTTTTGCTGGCCACACCGGCCGCGGCGCAGCAGGTCACACTCGATCTGGGCGGAGACGGCGCACTTGCCACCCGGTCGATCCAGTTGATCGCACTGATCACGGTGCTAAGCCTCGCACCCGGCATCGCGATCACCGTGACCTGTTTTCCGTTCATCGTGACGGTCCTTGCGATCCTGCGGCAGGCCATCGGCCTGCAGCAATCGCCGCCCAACATGCTGATGGTCAGCCTCGCGCTGTTTCTGACCTATTTCGTGATGGAGCCTGTGTTTACGGCCGCCTACACGGACGGAATCGCCCCCCTGATGGAAGGGTCGGTCCAGATCGAGGAAGGCTTCAACCTGACGATCGCGCCGTTCCGCACCTTCATGATCGCACGCGTCGACCCTGACACTCTTTCCGATCTCGCCAGCCTGCGCCCGGGTCTTGATCCGCAAGTCACGGCCGAAGATGCGCCGCTGTCCGTGATCGTGCCGTCTTTCCTGCTGTCGGAAATCGCACGCGCCTTTCAGGTCGGGTTCCTGATTTTCCTGCCCTTCCTGATCATCGATCTGATCGTCGCAGCTGTGCTGATGTCGATGGGCATGATGATGGTGCCGCCAGCCATCGTGTCGCTCCCGTTCAAGCTGGCCTTCTTCGTCGTCGCGGACGGATGGTCCCTTGTCGCCGCCAGCCTGGTGCGCGGATACACCGGCGGCTGA
- a CDS encoding flagellar basal body-associated FliL family protein yields the protein MTAVADEEVLPKKSKMPLFLGLVLALAGGGAGFFAITSGMIGGSGDHGDAAESEHAGAASDHAADATAVPVAFVPLEPMVISLQGPQKYLRFTAQVEVAPAAQAEVTAVVPRIVDVLNGYLRAVDAVELADPAALMRLRAQMLRRVQVVAGADNVRDLLIMEFVLN from the coding sequence ATGACTGCCGTCGCTGACGAAGAGGTACTGCCGAAGAAGTCGAAAATGCCCCTGTTTCTGGGGCTCGTTCTTGCTCTTGCCGGTGGGGGTGCCGGATTCTTTGCCATCACCTCCGGCATGATCGGCGGCAGCGGCGATCATGGGGACGCGGCCGAGTCGGAACACGCCGGCGCAGCGAGCGACCACGCAGCGGATGCAACGGCCGTGCCGGTTGCTTTCGTGCCGCTGGAACCGATGGTGATCTCGCTGCAGGGCCCCCAGAAATATCTGCGTTTCACGGCACAGGTCGAAGTGGCGCCTGCAGCGCAGGCCGAGGTCACGGCGGTGGTGCCGCGGATCGTCGATGTGCTGAACGGCTATTTGCGCGCGGTGGATGCGGTGGAACTGGCCGACCCTGCGGCCCTGATGCGTCTGCGCGCACAAATGCTGCGTCGGGTGCAGGTCGTGGCGGGCGCGGACAATGTCCGGGATCTGCTGATCATGGAATTCGTACTGAACTAG
- the fliF gene encoding flagellar basal-body MS-ring/collar protein FliF, producing MQGLLSVWTSLNARRQIVVIGATVAMFLAVLLVARSASQRDLTLLFGGLDPAAAGEVITALDQRGAIYEVRGGAIYVESNQRDLLRMSLAGEGLPAIGAQGYELLDGLSGFGTTSQMFDATYWRAREGELARTILVSPAVRAARVHISTPAGRPFQRGSVPTAAVTVTTAAGALTAQQVKAFQYLVAAAVSGLKPSDVAIIDDSGGLLSDGGGPPTAAAGDERADVLRDRAERLLAARVGPGNAVVEISIDTVTDSEQIMQRTFDPDGRVPISTDVTENTSSAQDSRKNNVSVASNVPDGAAAGGDGGTSTDQSNETRSLTNYEVSQTERQITKAPGSVKRLTVAVLVNDAVTVAPDGTTTATPRTPEELTALTELVSSAVGLDPDRGDVITLRAMTFGPQPDLGTAAIAPGLLSAPLNLMRIIQIAVAAVVALILGLFVVRPILTSPATAMALPPPDDFDFGGFGGHLALAGGGGFPMVGSDNTDDSGSFGGTAQADAVARLRQIIAEREVETVQILQDWMESPEKENT from the coding sequence GTGCAAGGCCTGCTATCTGTCTGGACTTCGCTGAACGCGCGCCGCCAGATCGTCGTGATCGGCGCGACCGTCGCCATGTTTCTGGCGGTGCTGCTCGTGGCCCGCAGCGCATCCCAGCGCGATCTGACACTGCTGTTCGGCGGCCTCGACCCCGCCGCCGCAGGAGAGGTGATCACCGCCCTCGATCAGCGCGGCGCCATCTACGAGGTGCGCGGCGGGGCCATCTATGTCGAATCGAATCAGCGGGATCTGCTGCGCATGTCGCTGGCCGGCGAAGGACTGCCCGCGATCGGCGCCCAGGGCTACGAACTTCTGGACGGGCTCTCCGGCTTTGGCACGACCAGCCAGATGTTCGACGCCACCTACTGGCGCGCGCGCGAAGGGGAACTGGCGCGCACGATCCTTGTCAGTCCTGCGGTGCGTGCCGCCCGTGTCCATATCTCGACCCCGGCGGGCCGTCCGTTCCAGCGCGGCAGCGTGCCGACCGCCGCCGTCACGGTGACCACTGCCGCTGGCGCGCTGACGGCGCAGCAGGTGAAGGCGTTTCAATATCTGGTCGCCGCCGCGGTCAGTGGGCTGAAACCTTCGGATGTGGCGATCATCGATGATTCCGGCGGCTTGCTGTCGGATGGCGGCGGGCCGCCGACCGCGGCTGCGGGCGATGAACGGGCGGACGTGCTGCGCGACCGGGCAGAGCGTCTGCTCGCCGCCCGCGTCGGCCCCGGCAACGCCGTGGTCGAAATTTCGATCGACACCGTGACCGACAGCGAACAGATCATGCAGCGGACCTTCGATCCGGACGGGCGCGTGCCGATCAGCACCGATGTGACGGAAAACACCTCCTCCGCGCAGGACAGTCGCAAGAACAACGTCTCCGTGGCCTCCAACGTCCCCGATGGCGCCGCAGCCGGCGGTGATGGCGGGACCAGTACGGACCAAAGCAACGAGACGCGCTCGCTGACAAACTACGAGGTGTCCCAGACGGAGCGGCAGATCACCAAGGCGCCGGGATCGGTCAAGCGCCTGACCGTCGCCGTGCTGGTGAACGACGCTGTCACCGTGGCGCCCGACGGCACCACCACCGCCACACCGCGCACGCCAGAAGAGCTGACCGCCCTCACAGAACTCGTCTCCTCTGCCGTCGGTCTGGATCCGGACCGGGGCGATGTGATCACCCTGCGGGCGATGACCTTCGGGCCACAACCGGACCTCGGGACCGCGGCAATCGCGCCTGGCCTCCTGTCGGCGCCGCTGAACCTGATGCGGATCATCCAGATCGCCGTCGCCGCCGTCGTGGCCCTGATCCTTGGTCTTTTCGTCGTCCGTCCCATCCTGACCAGCCCCGCGACAGCCATGGCACTGCCCCCACCGGATGATTTCGACTTTGGCGGCTTCGGCGGCCACCTGGCGCTGGCTGGCGGCGGTGGCTTTCCGATGGTCGGCAGCGACAATACCGACGACAGCGGCAGTTTCGGCGGCACTGCGCAAGCCGATGCCGTCGCCCGTCTGCGCCAGATAATCGCAGAGCGCGAGGTCGAGACGGTCCAGATCCTGCAGGACTGGATGGAATCCCCGGAAAAGGAAAACACCTGA
- the motA gene encoding flagellar motor stator protein MotA → MVGLIGVGIVFVMVFGGYVLAGGKMGIILKSLPFEMIMIGGAALGAFVISNDMSTIKHTLMDVGKVFKGPKWKPQDYTDVMCLLFELIRVARSNPVALEEHIESPDTSSIFGKYPRISKDKESIALICDTLRSASMNYDDPHQVEEVLEKRIEATLEHSLHSTHALQSIADGLPALGIVAAVLGVIKTMASIDQPPEILGKMIGGALVGTFLGVFLAYGLVGPFSTRVSAVVQEDGHFHRMIREILVANLHRHAPNICIEVGRQNAPSHMRPGFGELEEALKSVKQEAA, encoded by the coding sequence ATGGTTGGCCTGATCGGCGTCGGTATCGTTTTTGTCATGGTGTTCGGGGGCTACGTTCTGGCCGGCGGCAAGATGGGCATCATCCTCAAGTCATTGCCGTTCGAGATGATCATGATCGGTGGCGCGGCACTCGGCGCCTTCGTGATCAGTAACGACATGTCGACGATCAAGCATACGCTCATGGACGTGGGAAAGGTCTTCAAGGGTCCGAAATGGAAACCGCAGGATTACACCGACGTCATGTGCCTGCTGTTCGAACTGATCCGCGTGGCGCGCAGCAACCCGGTTGCCCTTGAGGAACACATTGAATCGCCGGACACCTCCTCGATTTTCGGAAAGTATCCTCGCATATCGAAAGACAAGGAATCGATCGCGCTGATCTGCGACACCCTGCGATCCGCGTCGATGAACTACGACGACCCGCATCAGGTAGAGGAGGTTCTGGAGAAGCGTATCGAAGCCACGCTGGAACACAGCCTGCATTCGACCCATGCGCTGCAGTCGATCGCTGACGGCCTGCCGGCGCTGGGGATCGTCGCGGCCGTGCTTGGCGTGATCAAGACCATGGCCTCTATCGACCAGCCGCCCGAGATTCTGGGCAAGATGATCGGTGGGGCCCTGGTCGGCACCTTTCTGGGTGTTTTCCTTGCCTATGGGCTCGTGGGGCCATTTTCCACACGGGTCAGCGCGGTGGTGCAGGAGGATGGTCATTTCCACCGGATGATCCGTGAAATCCTTGTGGCGAATTTGCACCGCCACGCCCCGAATATCTGCATCGAGGTCGGGCGCCAGAACGCGCCGTCGCATATGCGGCCGGGTTTCGGTGAGCTGGAGGAAGCGTTGAAAAGCGTGAAGCAGGAGGCCGCATGA
- a CDS encoding flagellar basal body P-ring protein FlgI — translation MATAAPIRLKDLVEFDGVRTNDLVGYGLVVGLNGTGDGLRNSPFTEEIMTNILERLGVNVTGEQFRPKNVAAVLVTASLPPFSRAGSPVDVTVSAIGDANSLLGGTLIMTPLNAADGDIYAVAQGTIIAGGVSVKGEGASVTQGVPTAGVIPSGATAEREVDFDFGSLTSLRLALRTPDFTTAGRIEAVINKDFGRPVARMMDSGTVYLDISATHMPSPAHALGRIENLMVEPERRARVVVDQASGTIVMGDDVRISRVAVSQGNLTLRIQEAPLVSQPNPFAPGETVVVPRTNVGIQQNPGIGLAEVPDGTSLSQVVAGLNALGVAPRDMIDILKSIKASGALHAEFIVR, via the coding sequence ATGGCGACCGCTGCGCCGATCCGGTTGAAGGATCTGGTCGAATTCGACGGAGTGCGCACCAACGATCTGGTGGGCTACGGTCTGGTCGTGGGCCTCAACGGGACCGGCGACGGCCTGCGCAATTCGCCCTTCACCGAAGAGATCATGACCAATATCCTGGAACGGCTCGGGGTGAATGTGACCGGAGAGCAGTTCAGGCCCAAGAACGTGGCAGCCGTCTTGGTCACGGCCAGCCTGCCGCCCTTTTCGCGGGCCGGCAGCCCGGTCGACGTGACGGTGTCTGCCATCGGGGACGCCAACAGCCTGCTGGGCGGCACGCTGATCATGACGCCGCTCAACGCGGCGGACGGTGACATCTATGCGGTGGCACAGGGCACGATCATCGCCGGTGGCGTCTCGGTCAAGGGTGAGGGGGCGAGCGTCACGCAGGGTGTGCCGACGGCGGGAGTAATTCCGTCGGGTGCGACGGCTGAACGCGAGGTCGACTTCGACTTCGGATCGCTCACATCGCTGCGGCTGGCGTTGCGGACGCCGGATTTCACCACGGCCGGCCGTATCGAAGCCGTGATCAACAAGGATTTCGGGCGGCCGGTGGCGCGGATGATGGATTCCGGCACGGTTTATCTTGATATTTCCGCCACGCATATGCCGTCCCCGGCCCATGCATTGGGGCGGATCGAAAATCTGATGGTCGAACCCGAACGGAGGGCCAGAGTCGTCGTCGACCAGGCGTCCGGCACGATCGTCATGGGTGACGACGTGCGGATCAGCCGTGTGGCCGTCAGTCAGGGCAACCTGACCCTGCGGATCCAGGAAGCGCCGCTGGTGTCGCAGCCCAATCCCTTCGCGCCAGGCGAAACGGTCGTGGTGCCAAGAACAAATGTCGGCATCCAGCAGAATCCGGGAATTGGGCTGGCAGAGGTGCCGGATGGCACGTCCCTTAGCCAAGTCGTGGCGGGCCTGAACGCGCTGGGCGTCGCACCGCGTGACATGATCGACATCCTGAAAAGCATCAAGGCCAGTGGCGCGCTGCACGCCGAGTTTATCGTCCGGTAA
- a CDS encoding MotE family protein: MTRRARRGKGTLHVIGGLLVLSGVIRATTAGQAWAAGQPDHAMDPPPAEVAAAAPGADVPGADNPMLLDAFKKREARIAERERQMEERMQALQLAERAASERLAAMTAAEDSLKSTMALADVAAETDIQKLVAVYENMKPKEAAALFSQMTPDFAAGFLGLMSPQVSAQIMAQVSPETAYSISVVLAGRNAGVPTE; encoded by the coding sequence ATGACCCGTCGGGCGCGCCGTGGCAAGGGCACGCTGCATGTGATCGGTGGCCTTCTGGTCCTCTCCGGTGTCATCCGCGCGACAACCGCGGGGCAGGCCTGGGCCGCAGGGCAGCCGGATCATGCCATGGATCCGCCACCGGCCGAAGTCGCGGCGGCAGCGCCAGGCGCTGACGTGCCGGGGGCCGACAACCCCATGCTTCTGGACGCCTTCAAGAAGCGGGAGGCCCGAATCGCCGAACGCGAGCGGCAGATGGAAGAGCGGATGCAGGCCCTGCAGCTGGCCGAGCGCGCGGCGTCGGAACGTCTGGCCGCGATGACGGCGGCCGAGGATTCGCTGAAATCGACGATGGCGCTGGCCGATGTCGCCGCCGAGACGGATATCCAGAAGCTGGTAGCGGTCTACGAGAACATGAAGCCGAAGGAGGCCGCAGCCCTCTTCTCGCAGATGACACCGGACTTTGCGGCGGGATTTCTGGGCCTGATGAGTCCCCAGGTCTCGGCCCAGATCATGGCGCAGGTCAGCCCGGAGACAGCCTATTCGATCAGTGTGGTGCTCGCAGGCCGAAATGCCGGTGTGCCGACGGAATGA
- a CDS encoding FliM/FliN family flagellar motor switch protein, producing the protein MDDMTTTPRGTRLLQQIPIEVMVSVGKARPLVQDLLNLSQSAVLTLDRRIDDPVEIYVGDKLIARGELQELEGADAGQLAVRLTEVISDARDLA; encoded by the coding sequence ATGGATGACATGACCACCACGCCGCGCGGCACACGGCTTTTGCAACAGATCCCGATCGAGGTCATGGTGTCGGTCGGCAAGGCCCGCCCCCTGGTTCAGGACCTGCTCAATCTCAGCCAAAGCGCCGTCCTCACGCTGGACCGGCGCATTGACGACCCGGTTGAGATCTACGTCGGCGACAAGCTGATCGCCCGTGGCGAATTGCAGGAACTGGAAGGCGCCGACGCAGGGCAACTGGCCGTGCGCCTGACCGAGGTCATCAGCGACGCCCGTGATCTTGCGTAA